DNA from Branchiostoma lanceolatum isolate klBraLanc5 chromosome 6, klBraLanc5.hap2, whole genome shotgun sequence:
TGAGGTATACATGTTAGCTTGATAACCAGACTGATAGAAACAGGGATTACACAGTGACAAGCTCCCTTTCTGTTGGGACAGACAGAGATAGTCCCTGGGGCTCTTCTGACATCCACAGCTCTGTTATGTGTCAGCGTTCTTATTGATTTATCAGCTAGCTTTCTACGGTACAGCAAACAAGAAGACCTTGAAAGGTATGCAACCCTTCTGGGAAATAATGTTGGTTTGCTGAAAACTATTTCCCAAAACTGGTGTAATCTAAAGGAGTGCAGAGGTCAGATTTAGGAAATGCTATTACCAGAGGGAGCAAACATAGCTGAACTTCATGATATGAAATTGGTAAAAGTGTATTTTAGTAAGGTAATAAAGTGAtagattcaacaacaaaaaattaacaacatgggctccaaaacaatgagtggaactGAAGAAAATTTAAAGCCCTGGTGTCAGAAAATAgtggtgtcggaacataggggtgtaactggaaacacattttacttgatGCATATAAGGGTGATTCAGGTGAAACTGTACTGCGGCTGATACGATCTGTCTGTAGCTGTTGATGGATTCCGTCTCCCCCATTGATTACTGTTATCTGCTCGTTAGCACGTAATCCGAGCCTAAATCATTAATGGCTGACACGGCAGAATCCATCTGTCGGTGTTAATGTAGGCTAAGATCAGATGTGTGTGTTACATGTGGTAACTTCAATGAACTGAATAAGGCCATAGCATATCATTTGCTTGTTTATCAGACCCGCTATCATAAAGATGTTGAATCAAAAGGAATTATCGttgatgaatttgcatatgTTGTGATTATAAATTTAGTATCATTTAGCACAAATGGATTACAGTTGTATAGCATTAGGCCATTAGTCATTTCGAGAAGTCATGATTTTCATAATGCTCGGTGGTTAAAATTCAATCATAGTTTTAACCttgtccctgctgcctaaccctgtaaccaatgaGGAATTGGTAGGCAAACAGTGCAtacagtgtgctaaaggttaatacaTTTAGCCTACCCACAGACCAATATGCAAGGTCCATTCTTGAATGTCCATTATTCTTTCACAAAACAAGAAAGCAACAGACAGCACAAAAAAACCTCTATAGAAAGGTCATAGAGCTTCATAATGGGCCATAGCAATGTCTGGGGTGTCCTTCATTTGGCACTTATCGTGCACATCATGTGTGACTCTCATTAGCCAGGTAATGTCCATCTCAAATGTTGTGCTTGTCAGGCCGACAGGTCTTTGTAGAAGCCATCGTTGTTTCATCTATATGTTAACAAGCTGACAAGAGTCATACTGACTACGAATGGCTCATTGACGTTTATTCACATTGATGAAATATTATACCCACAGGCTCTGTCTCATGACTGAAAGGATTGGGAAGTCTGAAAATTACATTTGATGCCTAGAGCTACTGTATAGTCCTGACAAGTCATTATATGGCCATAGGCCTGCGGCTTAACGTTGGTGAATTATTTAGCTGAGTTGTCACCTCAGAAAAACCCAGATAGTGTTTCACTTTGCTATTTTCCAACACAGTTCCATCAGCACATGTGATAAATCATTGCCACAGATGGGATGATGTTCATCTTTTACCACTCTAATCCCTCAAGTACTTCTTGACAGCGTTGGGTTGATTATTTTTGTGACCAATTGGGagtatttcaatttcaatgtagGTGCTAAAAGCATTGCATATTTAGATCTTGAACCACTTTGGTTAGCTACCTGacgagctactcttccactggttatGACAGAGAAGATGGATTAGGGTCTTTTAgggatatatacatatatatacacagtaTATCCAGGTTCACTGTACTCCAGAAGTTCCCCCAAGCTCTTTTTGAGAAGAACTATGAACAGTAGATTATGGCTTCACATCCCATCCTATTAAGTACTGCAGCCATTTCCAGTAGCAGGCTTATCGAATGAGCAACCACAGTTGGGATTATAACTCCCAACCTCTTTGTCCAAATGCAGGGTTGCTAACCATTGCACTCTATATGCAGACATAGTtgtaagaaaaggaaaaaaggcATTGATAGATTCAAGTGAAGTGTCGACAAATCTATGCCtatgctgtccctggtgctgaaagtatGGATATCATAACTTTTCTACTGCCTGAAATGAAAAATGCTGCTATCAGTATCACTATACATTTGGATATTGTTTTGACATGTGAACTGTTCAAAAATCTAATAGCAATTTACCATTAAGAAATAATCATTATAGTATGTCCTGAGGTTATGCTGCAGTTCCACAGAAAGCTGCCAGGGGTCCCATAATgtgatttcttcattttgtattttgtcaaCAATTACCAACGTACCAAGTAGCATACAGATTCATCCACaacttcttcagttatgctgtctacaaacaCACGGAGACACATGCaaacaacatgaaaaatatagctttcttggcaaaggtactGAATATCTgtgctttccttggtgctgaaagtatgGATATCATAGCGTTTCCTTCTAATGTCTACTTTCCAGAAATGCCAAAATGCTGCTATCCCTTTCCCTTTGCCAGTGGATATTGTTTTGGAATGTGAGTTGAATATCAAACATGAGAGACTGCCAGTATGATGAAACCTGAAGATTACTCTGCACTACTTTGGGAAACTTTCTGTCTGCTGTCTGTATTAAACCTGTCTGCCAACAGCTATTGACCTTTTCTGTTACTAAACCTCACCAGACAAGATACAATGGCTTCTTGCTGTTTCTCCTTTTCAGGCTGTCCTCAATGTCTTGACACTGCTCTTTAATCCATTTCCCGTTTGCTTCCTTCATatctttcttgttcttttgGTCAATAGCTCTGTACTGCTTGTATGTATTAAATCTGTCTGCCAATAGACATTGAACTTTTCTGTTCCTTAAAAGCACCAGACAAGATACAATGGTTTCCTGCTGTCATTACTTTTCGTGCTGCTCAATGTCTTGACACTGTTCTTCAATCCATTTTGCTCCTGCCTTCTTCATATCATCATTCATATCATGTCTTCCTTGATCTTCTGGTTAATGGCTCTGTTCTTATGTCTATATCAAATCTGTCTGCCGGCAGATATAATATATCATATTGATCTTTTCTGTTCCTAAAAACCACCAGACAAGAAACAATTCCCACATCCTCCCTTGTCCCGAGATGGCTGATGTCCCCTATATGATGTTAGCTTATGTTATTACCGGACATATTGCAGACATCGGCAGACTGTCATGTTTGATAAGCAACACATTCCAAAACAATGTCCATGGGGGAGAAGTACAGCTGCAGCAGCTCACGCCATTTCAGAAATTCCTGGTTGAAATGACAATCCATAATGTCTATACTTTCAGTGCCACAGACAGAATATGTAGTCTTGCTCATCATGCTTTGCCCCCTGCAAATATTGGGTAAATGTGTACAACCTGCTATGGACACAAAGCCTACCTTGTCAAACAAAAGTGTGAATACATGCAAGCACACAACATGTTCTTTTTTATAAAAACTCTACTTGGTGCATATGGTTACAGTCCTATGTTGTGACTGCCCTATGTTTCGACAGTCCTATGTGCGAATGTTCTGACACGCCTCTATTTTCTGTCGCCCCTATGTTCCAGCatcccctaaccctaaccccatcCCTTGGTctgttggaacatagggctgtccccAATGCATACATGTTTGTAATATGTATCAATTCTTAATGCAAGTTATCATTTCGGGCTGATATTGTTCCCATTCTTGCATTAGATTTGTCATATTCCCCCAAGGATGTTATCCTGATGGCGTGTCCAAAACGATGTTCTATTGTGTTTTCACAGACGCCATTACGCAGAACGACCTGTTTGACCCTCGGGACATTGCCAAGGTCAGGAAGGATGACGAGTACTTGGAGAGCTACCTGCTGTCCCGCCCCACCCCTGAAGCCGCCTACGACATGCTTGTCAGCGCGCTGAAGTGGAGGAAGGAGTTCGGAGTTTATGGTGACTTGGGTTTTTCTCTCTTAAAACCCCTGAAAGTTTGATTGTTCATTCTGACCCTtgaagtgcctagtggcacatgggGCAGTAaattttccttgctgtttctgtagcagggtatatttttacagggaggggtttcatgtcccttccgaaagacgagtgcagTCCCAACTAAGATGCCTTTCTCAGGAATAAACCCGGGtttccaagttaccaactaattggaagcAGGAGCCCAACTGTGAGGCTTCTACCAGTTGAAGTTCCGAGTTTATGGTGACTTGTGTTTTGTATCTCTCtcaaagcccctgtcacacctcaGGAAAATAAATCAGTCAATTCAATAGGTCTGTGGGCTCTAGatgacatttttggcagtaaTAGACCTGGTGTTCTTTCGATCATTGCATGATTTTAAGAGATGGAGtgtattttcaggtgaaaaatatgcttGAGTCTCTGGCAAGTTTTCAATTTGGCAACATTCTGACGCTCaacaaatgtgaccgaagcttgttgcctgtgtgacaggggctttaaaaACGTCTGGGCATGATCTTTCATATGCTCTTTTATCAGTAAATCTGCACAGGTCTTAAACTATCACTGGATTATGTGTGAAAACTCATATCACTAGTTATTTATATTTGGTTAGTCCTTCAACAGCAATGCGCTGCTGcagtataaacaaataaagtccTTATAACGTTGTCAGACTGAAATACTGTTAGTATAGTATTTCTAATATTCCAGCCAGACATTTTTTACTGATTGCCAGAAGTTAGGAAAAATTTTACCAGTACATGTGACATGATAGCATAGCACACAAGTCATATAGTTGGATGTAAACAAAGTTAGAATCATGTATGAATAGttcctagtacatgtaataccgACTTTGTTATTTCAGACATTTCTGAGTCCAGCCTACCTGTGGCCACGTTTGAGAAGGGAGCCATGTTTGCACACAACGAGGACAAGGAGGGGCATCCCATCTGTGAGTTTACTCATTTGTATGactgtttaggccacaccaatttgacttgctggttctcagatttaaaaaaaagatatgctCAACTAGAAAAACAGAATGAAAACAAAGCTGGTGGACCAAGATCATGGTTCAGTCAGTTTTTGTCTGGAATACAGTCATATTTAAGttccctgccctctgcttttatgatgtctgcttgctataCTTTCACGTTAGAATATCTGAGAACCTAGGAAATATATTGATGTGGCCTTTGGACACACATCCAGGGCTGTCCAGCTAGCCTGTGgatattacaaagggctagccttgctgacaaagacaatacagATGGTATTGAGGTTTTGACATGTATGATGACAATGGATACCAATATTCTATGGGCATTAAAACTACTacatattgtattatatataatatctaTAAAGTATTTACAGCAAGAAGTAAGGGTCAATGTGTACTCTGAGTGGGTGCCTAGACATTCCCAGAGTTTCCCTTTAAAGGAGGCAGTGGTGGTTGCCATGCGAGCATCAGTTGAGAAGGACTGGTGTTCCAGAGTGGCATTGCTTGGTAGCACTCTGTCAGATCAATGAACCTGGAAGCCCAGGTTAGCCCTGCTGTAATGCCTTCAGCTTGAGCCACTTTTCCTTGCCTGTGTGGTAGATAGCATCACCAAGATAATGGGGTGACTCAGAAGTTACGTTCTGTGACGGATGATCATGAGGCGGATATCGTTGTATTTTAGGAACAGAGACTGTCTGTGGTTCCTCCAGGCCTAACAGTATCTTGCGTACACATGTGGtgcatgtacaaacatgtacatctacagttGCTTTCCGTATAGAGGGAACAGCATCTAATCGGCATATAGAGGTGAACCTAATGTGAAGACACAAGAAGACAGGTGTAGCCTAAGTGGCGGTCGCATCTTCATGTAGTGCAGTCTGCAGACTTTGCTAAAGAAGTACAGAAGGATTTGTAGTTGGATGGAATCAAATCTTGAAAACAGCTACCTTAAAAACAGCTACTTtatgattcttttttttaaagtctattgtaatgattttgtgaCTTAACGTtcaacatttttgttatttccttGTTGTAGATTTGGGTTTCGTTTTTCACACAAATTTGTATACTGTTGGGGACTTTGTCTTGTGGGCCAGGCTTGTCAGTGGAAACTATTCAAGGATTTTCAAACACAATTCTTCCCTTAGTTATACAATTTGAGCCTTGTTCCAACACATGCAAAGGAAACAGGAATGCAGCACCATTTTATCTTATTGGTTGTCATCACGCTTCCGGATTCTGGAAAGTCAGTGCAGTGAATCAGACATCTGATGAAGGTTGATGAGATGGACTGAAAAATGATGGTGtttcctttgtgttggaaaaaagaTCGAATTGAACAACTATGGattctatcaacacagatgagctcTCATTCAATCCATCCCAtattttcaaacacatctttgtAACGCGTCCCGTCTTGCCTCTGACGGTTTTTCTACCGCTGGGTAGGATTTACAGTGAATAACACCAAGGCCAGGATGCACTTACTGATGGTTTATTCACTCCATCTCTCAGCAGACGTACATGTGAGGGCCTTAGATCTTCTCTCTGGATTCTTACACATGCATGTTAGTCTATGTCATGTGATAGTCCATGCTGATACTACAAACCTAACGCCACATATTACAATCTTCCCTGTTCCCCCAGTGATTTTCATTGCGAAGCTGCACAAGAAGGACTCATCGAAGTACCAGGAGCTGTGTCGGTTCCTGGTGTTCTGGCTGGAGAGGATCAGCACCAGGAACCCGGGGAAGCAGATGACCATCATGTTCGACATGATGGAATCGGGGCTGGGTAATATGGTGGGTTATGTTTAGGTCACGATTGctccggtgcccgtagggggtgtagtcccagccgggccccgaagTCACAAATGTGTCCCGGTTGGACTGCCAGGTACATGGGGGTACCTCCCGGTTTTTGCACGATTAGCTTGTGGCGTCTATTTGTTGCCGGGTCCCATTTTGATTTTAAGTCTTAGTTAGAATGATTTGGGGTCCAGGCCTTGATAAAAAATTACCCTACGGGGTGTCCAACAGGGCAACGTAGGGGGTCACGcccaaaagtttttaaaaaaggcCTGTCAACTTATTGTcggggcccctttttctaaTTTGGACCTAAGCATTAACAGGAATGCAGCACCATTTCATCTtatttgttgttgatgttttagAAATGTTTAAGAAATTGTTAGTTTATGTAAGAAATGAACAAAGGTACTCATATTCAAGTGGAATGAAAAAATTAATACctatgctgtccttggtgctgaaagtatagatatcataactttttatttcaaacttCTACTACCTGAATTGCCAAAATGCTGCTGTTGCTGTCCCTTTGCCCAGTGGATATTGTTCTGAAGTGGAAATGGTATTAACATCCCAAGTTTGTTGAAGAGAGTCAATTGACCTATTTCTAGCATTAGCTATTTGACATGATAGCAACAGGCCTAGGGCTAGGCAATATGGTGGTTTAACCATAAGGTTGCACCGttttattttattgtttatGTCAGTCACTCTGAAGTAAACAATGAAGcgagaaacaaaattaaaacttCTGAAACTGTGTATTGATCATTTGGTTCAGCATAATTTTTTCATAAATCCAAGAACTAACAAATTGGATTGCATTTATTTACTCTTAATTATAGCCTTgtacaaaataatgaaaatgCTTACATTTTACTTCCCAAAAACTTAATATCGTCTTCTCTTTTCCAGGATATGGATTTCATTAGGTTCTTAATCAACTGTTTCAAGAACTACTTTCCCAACCAGCTTGGTGAgttgcctgtttgtttgtttgtttgtgtttaatttgttttgcataatctGTAAACTgtctttaggcataacacactagTTTTTACAgcaagtacaagctgcataagaccagactgtgaAATTTGGGGTATggccctcctcaaacactggacctccatttaatggcCTGTCCAAgggataggtactcatttttctttttttgagtGGAGTCAGGAAATTTGCATCAAGtaccttcccaagggcacaacatcggggcatctCAGGGGTTTGAACACAGGACATCTTGATTCAGGGCCAAACTCTCTAACCATTATGCCACAGAATGCCACGAGAGTTCTTGATAAGCTGTTATAGCTTCCCTCCATTGATATCAGATTCAATACATCATGGGGTAGACTTTCAGCGGAAATGAATTGAGAGGAATTACCCTTTGGGAAGGGGAAACCACTTAGACCTCATATGAAATGCTGCGGCATGGAAAAATCAATGTTCACTGAGCCAGGCTTAGAGTGGAAATGTGACCAGCTGCTTAAGTGTTGGTGTTGACTGAGCCAATGAAAATCTGTCTTGATCGAGTTTTAGCTTACAGAAATCTTCACACTTATCTTTCACTTCTGGTGACGAGAATGGCTGGGTGGATTCAGCCTGCTCCTTTCAAGAAGTGCAATGAACAGTGGGCCATAGATATATTGATGTACAGTTGATAAAGTAAAAACAGAGATATGAAGATTGATCAAATTCAAGTTTCTTAACTTTTTGTGGTGagggtacatgtagtttcagcTTACTGAAAAGCTGGTCTTCCACTGGTCACAAAAAGGAGGACAAgctccaacatacatgtaatacaggcTCAATGTACCAGATAAATTCAGCCTGCTCCTTTCAAGAAGTGCAATGAACAGTGGGCCATAGATATATTGATGTACAGTTGATAAAGTAAAAACAGTGATATGAAGTTTTTTTAACTTGTTGTGGTGAGGGTACACATAGTTTCAGCGTACTGAAAAGCTGGTCTTCCACTGGTCACAATAAGAGGGACATATTGCATACAGCACATACAGGCTCAGTCAATGCACTAGATAAATTGCGCTGCTATTTTGAAGAAGTGCAATGAACAGTGGGTCATAGATATATTGATATACAATTATTGATGAAGTAATAATGGAGATATGTTTCATCAAATTTAAGAATCTGAAGTTTTTgtttagttttagttttttaTACTACTGAAAAGctgatcttccactggtcgtaaaAAGGAGGAAAGGTGTACATGTGCAACATAGTACAGACTTAATATAATAGATAAATTCCCCTGCTGTTTTCAACAAGGGTAACAGACAGTGGGCCATAGATATGATACCTTTATATAGAATATATTCTATTCTAAGGACTGCATTTGCATTCTGTAGCAAAAAAAAAGCCTGGATACAAACTCAAAACCTTAAGACCAGAAGCAGTCTCACTAACATTACTTAATGTCTGCAACTGACTTGTCATGGGTATCTGAGACAGATCTTTAACCATCACTTTGATTTCTCTTCCTCAGCCTACCTGCTGGTCTATGAAATGCCATGGATTCTCAACAGTAAGTTACTTTCTACAATGCAAATGAATGATTCcttaacatactagtacatgtatcttgaatcttgaaaaaGAAGACAAGGCAAATCTTCCCATGACCTAAAAGATTTATAAAACCCCATTCCACACTGTGAATCCACAGTCAACAAGGATTTATTTTTGTCACTTGAATTGATCATTATCTTCATTGTCTGTTTCACATGTATATTCCCTTACATTATGCATTTGCTACACTATCATTGATAGCTGTATCATTTACATACATTAGGGCTAATAGCCACCATGGCACTTGATAAGCTAGAAAATTGCACTACACATTATTTCTGTTACAAATATTAAACTCAAGCTTTTGAATATTTAAAAGagctttttcaaaacaaaatgctAAATGTCTAACGTTAAGACCATAAAGTTTAATGTTAAAGCTGGAGCTAAAGCTagaatcatatccagttgcttgagtaacttctatttGGGGTATCTTATtgcgtctaaccttcatcgacgtatcaaaACCATGTAATGTTGCATCCCTTCAGCTGCCTGGAAGATTATCAAAACGTGGCTCCCGCCTGATTCTGTCAAGAAGATCAAGTTTGTGAACCGTAACGAGGTTCAGCAGTATATCTCCCCCGACCAGCTGGCTACTCGCATGGGAGGCACGGTGGGTTCTCGTCCTTGTTTGCTTGTAGTGCAAACCTGGTAAACCGTGccatggcgtaacacatcaggtaAACTTTGTACttaagagtacaagctgcatatccggacagatctgtttgatccactcataacaggaaggacccctgctctttttgataagtgtggtgggttcttttacgttctcaaggtgtggctgtcctcaaacacgggacctccatttaacgtcctatccgagagacgttcctaaccgaagctatgtaATCATTTTTACccgagtgaagtggggaaagtcgtgtaaagtgcctttcccaagggcataacgtcaacaggacaaatcagggaaccccggattcgaccCCGAtatctgggccaaacaccctaccactACACCACTGCAACGCCACAACATGTATTTTCCCTgtatagataaagaaataaatgaaatgattgtgtttttatCTCCCTTCaggacacattcctgtacacgTACCCACCCCTGCCTGACGACCTCCCCAACCCCTCCACACCCAGGGGCACCCCTCCCGAGTCCCCCAACATTGTACGGGCCAATGGGGAGGTCTCTAACAACCCAAGCTCCAGAAAGGTCAGTTGGCATATCATACCTAGTATGTATACTTGGTTTTGATTAGTCAACTACAATTCTGATCATCTAGATACAAACCCCAGAAATCAAAGCTGGACCACTTTCTGTCAGTTTTGCAGAAATTTGGTTTTCAAATCGGATTTGAAAACCAAATTTTGGTAGATTTTTCTACTTTTGGTAAACCATTCCTGTCTAGATCTGGTGGGTCTTGAACAGATTAAGACGATTGGGAAGAAAGACTCCATTCCTTTTTCAACCTGAATCAGGAAATCCATGGTGGTGTTGCAGAATTAACTACTATTTTGATTTTTATCTTACTGAAAAATTATTGCACTGCATAGTCTGCACTGCTAAAAGCTGAAGACTGCATGTTACATCCATGATATCCTAATATAGTAGTGTAGCAATGTTTACGATGGATGATATGTACCTGTCTACAGGTGACGTTCTCAGCTGACACAAAGGACAGTGTGCGAAGAAGACACAGTGACTCCGGGGCGGCGGGAGGGGACACAAAATCTGACAAAGGGGTGAGGAGTTACATTAGGTTGTCCTGTActtcagttacatgtatcagGAACAGAGAAATTAATAGACAAATTTCATTAAGTTAAGTTATAGTATCCCTGACGTCTTGATAAGATTCAtaggggtggtgcccatctccatctctgtctgtagcccttgggccacacatttgtgcaagtcactacagcagggagctGGTGATATGTGTGTAACTTCCATACCAattgctgagtgctaagcagagataGCAGGTcataccatttttagagtctttggtatgaccatGCGTAAGGCAAACCCTCTACCCACTAGACCATTGCACATTGACAAATTTCATACCTTTCATATATTACTTGTTGTAGATTTTCTATCTTACTATCTAAGGTTAAGAAAATAGAAAGGAAAACCTTTCTGTTAACGGCACTTTTGCTAATGTTGTAATTTAGTTTGCTTTAATCATAAGTGAAATACCTTCAAGTTTACATCGGATTCAATAGACTACTAGAAATgctccagtcacatttccaaatggGGACACGGCCGGGCTGCTGCgggaacaaaaaataaaagtgtatatATCAATAGATATACGCAGATATATGCTAATTGATTTCTtcatgttgtttgtgttttgttgtctttaatatcatacttttcgttctgacaaactgcccgaccgggcaccagtttggaaatgtgaccatagcaaaAGCAAACCAACTGATTGCCATATTATGCCAACTTATCCTCAGCCACTGACGCCCCCCAGCAGACACAAACAGGTACAGCAGTTGCTATCCTCAAACAAGCGGACAGCAGAGGCAACAGCACATCAAGGTCAACTCCTCAAGATATGGTAAGATGGCTGTCTGTTTGCTGTTTAGTgaaatatgtttgacttcaagaaTGCTCAAAGCGTTGGGCTGTATTCAAAGGAGAGTAAGCAAATTCAATTTTTGAGTCTGTGACTTCCAATATGGACTGATAAGATACCTAAAATATGAATTAACATAAAGCTGAAAATTGCCAAAAGGGATATTTTGAACATTTACACCTTGTAACTTTAACATGCTGAAGGTAAACGCTGACAGTTAACAAAAATTGTGATGACAATGTCTTTCAGATGGAACTGTGAATATAGCCATTTAGTTTGAAGATTCCTGAAACATTTATCATTTTAAAGACAATCTAATAACAACATAGAGAATGCTTTTAATGGGACATTAAGATAATCATAACCTTTACT
Protein-coding regions in this window:
- the LOC136437191 gene encoding motile sperm domain-containing protein 2-like, whose translation is MTKMAEVADGKEDRKVQIRELRERFLREQADAITQNDLFDPRDIAKVRKDDEYLESYLLSRPTPEAAYDMLVSALKWRKEFGVYDISESSLPVATFEKGAMFAHNEDKEGHPILIFIAKLHKKDSSKYQELCRFLVFWLERISTRNPGKQMTIMFDMMESGLGNMDMDFIRFLINCFKNYFPNQLAYLLVYEMPWILNTAWKIIKTWLPPDSVKKIKFVNRNEVQQYISPDQLATRMGGTDTFLYTYPPLPDDLPNPSTPRGTPPESPNIVRANGEVSNNPSSRKVTFSADTKDSVRRRHSDSGAAGGDTKSDKGVRSYIRLRK